A single Cellulomonas sp. SLBN-39 DNA region contains:
- a CDS encoding demethylmenaquinone methyltransferase, whose amino-acid sequence MSRASLEKDPRDVAAMFDAVARRYDLTNDVISLGQDRAWRRATLAALGAQPGETVLDLAAGTGTSSEPLADAGVRVVPCDLSTGMLGVGKRRRPDLPFVAGDALHLPFADGVFDAVTMSFGLRNVADVDAALAELLRVTRPGGRLVVCEFSRPTFAPFRTVYTNYLMRALPPVARAVSKEPDAYVYLAESIREWPDQAALGRQVRRAGWTDVAFRNLSGGIVALHRATRPEA is encoded by the coding sequence ATGTCTCGCGCCTCCCTGGAGAAGGACCCCCGCGACGTCGCCGCGATGTTCGACGCGGTCGCCCGGCGGTACGACCTCACGAACGACGTCATCTCCCTCGGTCAGGACCGTGCCTGGCGCCGGGCCACGCTCGCGGCGCTCGGGGCGCAGCCGGGCGAGACGGTCCTCGACCTGGCGGCGGGCACGGGCACGTCGAGCGAGCCGCTCGCCGACGCGGGGGTGCGGGTCGTGCCGTGCGACCTGTCGACGGGCATGCTCGGCGTCGGCAAGCGCCGCCGCCCCGACCTGCCGTTCGTGGCGGGCGACGCGCTGCACCTGCCGTTCGCGGACGGCGTGTTCGACGCGGTCACCATGTCGTTCGGGCTGCGCAACGTCGCGGACGTCGACGCGGCGCTGGCCGAGCTGCTGCGCGTGACGCGCCCGGGCGGGCGGCTGGTCGTGTGCGAGTTCTCCCGGCCCACCTTCGCCCCGTTCCGCACCGTCTACACCAACTACCTCATGCGGGCGCTGCCGCCCGTGGCGCGCGCGGTCTCCAAGGAGCCGGACGCCTACGTGTACCTCGCCGAGTCGATCCGGGAGTGGCCGGACCAGGCCGCGCTCGGGCGGCAGGTGCGGCGCGCGGGCTGGACGGACGTGGCGTTCCGCAACCTCTCGGGCGGCATCGTCGCCCTGCACCGCGCGACACGCCCGGAGGCCTGA
- a CDS encoding isochorismate synthase MenF — MSTSPSSTPGEPFPHPLVVRTVALDGLGDGRAGEPDPADLLDLLPQDAPLAWVRRGDGLVAWGEALRVDVHGPDRFADAERAWQQVLAHAVVRDEVGLPGTGPVAFGSFAFDGASADGGTVVVPRVVVGRRAGRAWLTTLTPAARLGAAPTLAEVVTGRTAPTAPGAVEYRDGAVAAEDWLDVVARGVAAIRAGEVDKVVLARDVEARTEHPLDVRWALARLAGRYRSCWTFSVDGMIGATPELLVRSERGLVTSRVLAGTIRRTGDDAADMARAAILAHSSKDLEEHEYAVTSVADALAPFCSSSNVPDVPFVLSLPNVLHLASDVTGVLRGAEGTHPSSLALAAALHPTAAVCGTPTQAARALIARVEGMDRARYAGPVGWFGADGDGEWGIALRSARVDPDDPHRLRLFAGCGVVAASDPAAELAESRAKLEPMRYALGGD; from the coding sequence ATGAGCACGTCGCCCAGCTCCACGCCCGGGGAGCCCTTCCCCCACCCCCTCGTCGTCCGGACGGTCGCCCTCGACGGGCTCGGCGACGGGCGCGCGGGCGAGCCGGACCCGGCCGACCTGCTCGACCTCCTGCCGCAGGACGCGCCCCTGGCGTGGGTGCGTCGCGGCGACGGCCTCGTGGCGTGGGGCGAGGCCCTGCGCGTCGACGTGCACGGCCCCGACCGGTTCGCCGACGCCGAGCGGGCCTGGCAGCAGGTCCTCGCGCACGCGGTCGTGCGCGACGAGGTGGGGCTGCCCGGCACCGGACCGGTCGCGTTCGGCTCGTTCGCGTTCGACGGGGCGTCCGCGGACGGCGGCACCGTCGTCGTCCCCCGCGTCGTCGTCGGGCGCCGCGCCGGGCGGGCCTGGCTGACGACGCTGACGCCCGCAGCCCGCCTGGGAGCCGCACCCACGCTCGCCGAGGTCGTCACCGGGCGCACCGCGCCGACCGCGCCGGGCGCCGTCGAGTACCGGGACGGCGCCGTCGCGGCCGAGGACTGGCTCGACGTGGTGGCCCGCGGCGTGGCAGCGATCCGCGCCGGGGAGGTCGACAAGGTCGTGCTCGCCCGCGACGTCGAGGCACGCACCGAGCACCCCTTGGACGTGCGGTGGGCGCTGGCGCGGCTCGCGGGGCGGTACCGGTCGTGCTGGACGTTCAGCGTCGACGGCATGATCGGCGCGACGCCCGAGCTGCTCGTGCGCTCCGAGCGCGGGCTGGTGACCTCGCGCGTGCTCGCCGGCACGATCCGGCGCACCGGCGACGACGCGGCGGACATGGCACGCGCCGCGATCCTCGCGCACTCGTCCAAGGACCTGGAGGAGCACGAGTACGCCGTGACGTCCGTGGCCGACGCGCTCGCGCCGTTCTGCTCGTCGAGCAACGTGCCGGACGTGCCGTTCGTGCTCTCGCTGCCGAACGTGCTGCACCTGGCGTCCGACGTCACGGGCGTGCTGCGCGGCGCCGAGGGCACGCACCCGTCCTCGCTCGCGCTGGCCGCGGCCCTGCACCCGACGGCCGCGGTGTGCGGCACGCCGACGCAGGCCGCACGGGCCCTGATCGCCCGCGTCGAGGGCATGGACCGGGCCCGGTACGCCGGGCCCGTCGGGTGGTTCGGAGCCGACGGCGACGGCGAGTGGGGCATCGCGCTGCGCTCGGCCCGCGTCGACCCCGACGACCCGCACCGCCTGCGGCTGTTCGCGGGCTGCGGCGTCGTGGCGGCGTCCGACCCGGCCGCCGAGCTCGCGGAGTCCCGCGCCAAGCTCGAGCCCATGCGCTACGCCCTCGGCGGCGACTGA
- a CDS encoding S1C family serine protease: MTSTPEQPHRGQQDHPTEPLAVAQPTQRLPLPATPPAPAPERLTPAQQWARYDAAQRATREPALVGAPAAAHAAPPAPPVPPAPAGSASPAAGPATPPPPPAGGTPSSAQPWGPPAGPAPRRRSRAWLWITAGVVTGLLVGGGAVAAAQLVDGSAGTQRPASLAELGRPADDTVPVAGSTTQGPDWPAVAAAVQDSVVAIDVTTSAGESQGSGVIISEDGAILTNNHVVSGAGDGQVTVTLTDGRILEAEVTGTDASTDLAVIQVVDAPDDLVPAVLGDSDAVTVGESVMAVGNPLGLANTVTTGIVSAVDRPVSTQENGGEAAVTNAIQIDAAVNPGNSGGPLFDAQGQVVGITSSIATLSSESGSIGLGFAIPVNLAEQIAAQLIADGEAEHAFLGVTLQDGTATADDVTRRGAVVRSVTDESPAAEAGLQVDDVIVAIDGDVVGGSESLTAYVRGMSSGDEATLTVVRDGRALEVDVTLATRPDDFGQQEQQPAVPDDSSGMPEGMTPEDLWEWFQQQQEQG; the protein is encoded by the coding sequence ATGACCAGCACGCCCGAGCAGCCGCACCGCGGGCAGCAGGACCACCCGACCGAGCCCCTCGCCGTCGCGCAGCCGACGCAGCGCCTGCCGCTGCCGGCGACCCCGCCCGCTCCCGCGCCCGAGCGGCTCACGCCCGCGCAGCAGTGGGCCCGGTACGACGCCGCGCAGCGCGCCACGCGCGAGCCGGCCCTCGTCGGCGCCCCCGCCGCCGCGCACGCCGCACCGCCGGCACCCCCCGTCCCGCCGGCTCCCGCCGGTTCCGCGTCCCCCGCCGCCGGCCCGGCGACGCCCCCGCCCCCGCCCGCCGGCGGCACCCCGTCGTCCGCCCAGCCCTGGGGCCCGCCCGCCGGACCCGCGCCGCGCCGCCGCTCCCGGGCGTGGCTGTGGATCACCGCCGGCGTCGTCACCGGCCTGCTCGTCGGCGGCGGCGCGGTCGCCGCCGCGCAGCTCGTGGACGGCTCGGCGGGCACGCAGCGCCCGGCCTCGCTGGCCGAGCTGGGCCGGCCGGCGGACGACACCGTCCCGGTCGCGGGCTCCACCACGCAGGGCCCCGACTGGCCCGCCGTGGCCGCCGCGGTCCAGGACTCCGTCGTCGCGATCGACGTCACGACCTCGGCGGGCGAGTCGCAGGGCTCCGGCGTCATCATCAGCGAGGACGGTGCGATCCTCACCAACAACCACGTGGTCTCCGGCGCCGGCGACGGTCAGGTGACGGTGACGCTCACCGACGGGCGCATCCTCGAGGCCGAGGTCACGGGCACGGACGCCAGCACCGACCTCGCGGTCATCCAGGTGGTCGACGCCCCCGACGACCTGGTGCCCGCGGTGCTCGGCGACTCCGACGCGGTCACCGTCGGGGAGTCCGTGATGGCCGTGGGCAACCCTCTCGGCCTGGCCAACACCGTCACCACCGGCATCGTCTCGGCGGTCGACCGGCCGGTGAGCACGCAGGAGAACGGCGGCGAGGCGGCCGTGACCAACGCGATCCAGATCGACGCCGCGGTCAACCCCGGCAACTCCGGCGGCCCGCTGTTCGACGCGCAGGGCCAGGTCGTCGGCATCACGTCCTCGATCGCGACCCTGTCGAGCGAGTCCGGGTCGATCGGCCTCGGGTTCGCGATCCCGGTGAACCTCGCCGAGCAGATCGCGGCGCAGCTCATCGCCGACGGCGAGGCCGAGCACGCGTTCCTCGGCGTGACGCTCCAGGACGGCACGGCCACCGCCGACGACGTCACGCGCCGCGGGGCCGTGGTGCGGTCCGTGACCGACGAGTCCCCGGCGGCGGAGGCGGGCCTGCAGGTCGACGACGTGATCGTCGCGATCGACGGCGACGTCGTGGGCGGCTCGGAGTCCCTCACCGCGTACGTGCGCGGCATGTCCTCCGGCGACGAGGCCACGCTGACCGTGGTCCGGGACGGCCGTGCCCTCGAGGTCGACGTGACGCTCGCGACCCGCCCGGACGACTTCGGCCAGCAGGAGCAGCAGCCCGCCGTGCCGGACGACTCCAGCGGGATGCCCGAGGGCATGACGCCCGAGGACCTGTGGGAGTGGTTCCAGCAGCAGCAGGAGCAGGGCTGA
- the menE gene encoding o-succinylbenzoate--CoA ligase has protein sequence MDRPLRDVPARAGDLLDALPAALDGTGPALRALDPDVPRGHEAPRGVPYGTALVVRTSGSTGRSRDVLLGADALRASAAATAARLGGPGRWLLALPVHHVAGLQVLVRALLAGHAPHVLGAGPFRAEGFRAAVDGLGTDLPRYTSLVPTQLVRVLDDDAATAAARTFDAILVGGAATSPTLLARARAAGVRVVTTYGMTETCGGCVYDGVALDGVQVDVDAEQRVSLTGPVLATGYLGRPDLDATTFVTQRGARWLRTSDRGRVVDGRLQVLGRLDDVLVSGGVKVDPQAVEAVVAAHPGVREVCVVGVPDQHWGQCVVAVVVTSDGAAPPLQDLRTSVAAALGPASAPRQVVVVDALPLRGPGKPDRRAVARLAVEQQAQAPPA, from the coding sequence GTGGACCGGCCCCTGCGCGACGTCCCCGCGCGCGCGGGGGACCTGCTCGACGCGCTGCCCGCCGCGCTCGACGGCACCGGTCCCGCGCTGCGCGCGCTCGACCCGGACGTCCCGCGCGGGCACGAGGCGCCGCGCGGGGTGCCCTACGGCACGGCGCTGGTCGTGCGGACCTCGGGCTCGACGGGGCGGTCGCGCGACGTGCTGCTCGGCGCCGACGCGCTGCGGGCGTCCGCCGCCGCCACGGCCGCGCGCCTGGGCGGCCCGGGGCGGTGGCTGCTGGCGCTGCCCGTGCACCACGTCGCGGGGCTCCAGGTGCTGGTGCGCGCGCTGCTCGCCGGCCACGCGCCGCACGTGCTGGGCGCCGGACCCTTCCGCGCGGAGGGTTTCCGCGCGGCGGTCGACGGCCTCGGCACGGACCTGCCGCGGTACACGTCGCTCGTGCCGACCCAGCTCGTCCGGGTCCTCGACGACGACGCGGCCACGGCGGCGGCCCGGACCTTCGACGCGATCCTCGTCGGCGGGGCCGCCACGTCGCCGACCCTGCTGGCGCGGGCCCGGGCGGCCGGGGTGCGGGTCGTCACCACGTACGGCATGACGGAGACGTGCGGCGGGTGCGTGTACGACGGCGTCGCGCTGGACGGCGTGCAGGTCGACGTCGACGCCGAGCAGCGCGTGAGCCTGACCGGTCCGGTCCTGGCGACCGGGTACCTCGGGCGCCCCGACCTGGACGCGACCACGTTCGTGACGCAGCGGGGCGCGCGCTGGCTGCGCACCTCCGACCGCGGGCGCGTCGTGGACGGTCGCCTGCAGGTCCTCGGCCGCCTCGACGACGTGCTCGTCTCCGGCGGCGTCAAGGTCGACCCGCAGGCCGTCGAGGCGGTCGTAGCCGCCCACCCGGGCGTGCGCGAGGTGTGCGTCGTGGGCGTGCCCGACCAGCACTGGGGGCAGTGCGTGGTCGCCGTCGTCGTGACGTCGGACGGTGCAGCCCCGCCGCTGCAGGACCTGCGCACGTCCGTGGCCGCGGCCCTCGGCCCGGCGAGCGCGCCCCGGCAGGTGGTCGTGGTCGACGCGCTGCCGCTGCGCGGCCCCGGCAAGCCGGACCGCCGCGCCGTCGCGCGCCTCGCCGTCGAGCAGCAGGCCCAGGCCCCGCCCGCCTGA
- a CDS encoding o-succinylbenzoate synthase gives MPISDVVVWSVPLRTRFRGLTSRDGVLVRGAAGWGECSPFWDYDDDAAVRWWQAAREAADEGWPPPVRTHVPVNVTVPAVAPDHAHRIVTASGGCRTAKVKVAEPGQDPHADEARLEAVRDALGPDGAIRVDANTAWDVGTAVTRLAALDRAAGGLEYAEQPVAGVEDLARLRRRTHVPLAADESVRRSDDPLAVARLHAADVVVLKAQPLGGVRASLRLAEQMGLPVVVSSALETSVGLAAGLALAAALPELPYACGLATAQLLASDLVAEPLLPVDGAIEVRRPAPDPALLAAAAAPAPLVARWGARLDAVRARA, from the coding sequence CTGCCGATCTCCGACGTCGTCGTCTGGTCCGTCCCCCTGCGCACCCGCTTCCGGGGGCTGACCTCCCGGGACGGGGTCCTCGTGCGGGGCGCGGCCGGCTGGGGCGAGTGCAGCCCCTTCTGGGACTACGACGACGACGCCGCCGTCCGCTGGTGGCAGGCTGCGCGGGAGGCGGCCGACGAGGGCTGGCCCCCGCCCGTCCGCACGCACGTGCCCGTCAACGTCACGGTGCCGGCGGTCGCCCCCGATCACGCGCACCGCATCGTCACCGCGTCCGGCGGCTGCCGCACCGCCAAGGTCAAGGTCGCCGAGCCGGGCCAGGACCCGCACGCCGACGAGGCGCGCCTGGAGGCGGTCCGCGACGCCCTCGGCCCCGACGGTGCGATCCGCGTCGACGCGAACACCGCCTGGGACGTCGGCACCGCCGTGACCCGGCTCGCCGCGCTCGACCGGGCGGCCGGCGGGCTGGAGTACGCCGAGCAGCCCGTCGCCGGGGTCGAGGACCTCGCCCGGCTGCGCCGGCGCACGCACGTGCCGCTCGCCGCCGACGAGTCCGTGCGCCGCAGCGACGACCCCCTGGCCGTCGCGCGCCTGCACGCCGCGGACGTCGTGGTCCTCAAGGCCCAGCCGCTCGGCGGCGTCCGCGCCTCGCTGCGGCTGGCCGAGCAGATGGGTCTGCCCGTGGTGGTGTCCTCGGCGCTGGAGACGTCCGTGGGCCTGGCCGCCGGTCTCGCGCTGGCCGCGGCGCTGCCCGAGCTGCCCTACGCGTGCGGCCTGGCGACCGCCCAGCTGCTCGCGTCCGACCTCGTCGCCGAGCCCCTGCTGCCCGTCGACGGGGCGATCGAGGTGCGCCGGCCCGCGCCGGACCCTGCGCTGCTCGCGGCCGCCGCCGCGCCCGCGCCGCTCGTCGCGCGCTGGGGCGCGCGCCTGGACGCCGTGCGGGCTCGGGCATGA
- a CDS encoding DUF3048 domain-containing protein: protein MAPTARAERPRRAHRAATRHGLLLAVGAALALAACGSPTTPDVTVVTQAPTIEPAKGAVPAPEVPPTWPLTGVAGEPDPRPAIAVKIENTSSARPQSGLDQADVVWETIVEFEVSRFIAVFHSQVPEEVGPVRSVRPMDPLVVSPLGGLLVFSGGQPGILDLVAQSGVQVVSHDAGAPGLYRISSRSAPHNVYGTPQTWWDAAEAGRTAPPEQFAFARTAERATAATDGSPASTLAFRLSGASSPTWTWDGASGTWLRAEGSTPATVASGQRISAVNVVSVVAGHPDSGFGAQGGAPVPTYELVGSGEATLATGGKTVAVTWEKTAADAPLRLLMPDGSPARLAPGTTWVELVPAGTGSLTVS from the coding sequence ATGGCACCGACGGCTCGGGCCGAGCGGCCCCGGCGCGCCCACCGGGCGGCGACCCGCCACGGACTGCTGCTGGCGGTGGGCGCGGCCCTGGCGCTCGCCGCGTGCGGGTCCCCGACGACGCCGGACGTCACCGTCGTCACCCAGGCCCCGACGATCGAGCCGGCCAAGGGGGCGGTGCCCGCGCCCGAGGTGCCCCCGACCTGGCCGCTGACGGGCGTCGCCGGGGAGCCCGACCCGCGCCCCGCGATCGCCGTGAAGATCGAGAACACGTCGTCGGCCCGCCCGCAGTCGGGCCTCGACCAGGCCGACGTCGTCTGGGAGACCATCGTCGAGTTCGAGGTCTCCCGGTTCATCGCCGTCTTCCACTCCCAGGTGCCCGAGGAGGTCGGCCCCGTCCGGTCCGTGCGGCCCATGGACCCGCTCGTCGTCAGCCCCCTGGGCGGCCTGCTCGTGTTCTCGGGCGGCCAGCCCGGCATCCTCGACCTCGTCGCGCAGTCCGGCGTCCAGGTCGTCTCGCACGACGCGGGCGCGCCCGGCCTGTACCGGATCAGCTCCCGCTCCGCCCCGCACAACGTCTACGGGACCCCCCAGACCTGGTGGGACGCCGCCGAGGCCGGCCGCACGGCGCCGCCCGAGCAGTTCGCGTTCGCCCGGACGGCCGAGCGCGCGACCGCCGCGACCGACGGGTCGCCCGCGTCGACGCTGGCCTTCCGGCTGTCGGGCGCGTCGAGCCCGACGTGGACGTGGGACGGTGCCAGCGGCACGTGGCTGCGCGCCGAGGGGTCGACCCCGGCGACGGTCGCGAGCGGGCAGCGGATCTCCGCCGTCAACGTGGTCTCCGTCGTCGCCGGGCACCCCGACTCCGGGTTCGGCGCCCAGGGCGGCGCGCCCGTGCCCACCTACGAGCTCGTCGGCTCCGGCGAGGCCACCCTCGCGACCGGCGGCAAGACCGTCGCGGTGACCTGGGAGAAGACCGCCGCCGACGCGCCGCTGCGCCTGCTGATGCCCGACGGGTCGCCCGCCCGCCTGGCCCCCGGCACCACGTGGGTCGAGCTGGTGCCCGCGGGCACGGGGTCGCTGACCGTCTCCTGA
- a CDS encoding 1,4-dihydroxy-2-naphthoyl-CoA synthase, with amino-acid sequence MSDDTPAGPPLPDRVSDTFDPARWRTVAGFEHLTDITYHRGVARPDAAQTAAGAVARDLPVVRVAFDRPEVRNAFRPHTVDELYAVLDHARTTSDVGTVLLTGNGPSPKDGVWAFCSGGDQRIRGRDGYRYAEGETAEAIDPARAGRLHILEVQRLIRTMPKVVVALVNGWAAGGGHSLHVVADLSVASREHARFKQTDADVGSFDGGYGSALLARQVGQKRAREIFFLAREYSAQDAYDWGAVNDVVDHATIEEVGLEYARVIASKSPQAVRMLKFAFNLADDGLAGQQVFAGEATRLAYMTDEAVEGRDAFLQRRAPDWSGFPYAY; translated from the coding sequence GTGAGCGACGACACCCCCGCCGGTCCCCCGCTGCCGGACCGCGTCTCCGACACCTTCGACCCGGCCCGGTGGCGCACGGTCGCCGGGTTCGAGCACCTCACCGACATCACCTACCACCGGGGCGTGGCCCGGCCCGACGCGGCGCAGACCGCGGCCGGTGCGGTGGCGCGGGACCTGCCGGTGGTGCGGGTGGCGTTCGACCGGCCCGAGGTGCGCAACGCCTTCCGCCCGCACACCGTCGACGAGCTGTACGCCGTGCTCGACCACGCGCGCACGACGTCCGACGTGGGGACGGTCCTGCTCACGGGCAACGGCCCCAGCCCCAAGGACGGGGTGTGGGCCTTCTGCTCGGGCGGGGACCAGCGCATCCGGGGCCGGGACGGGTACCGGTACGCCGAGGGCGAGACCGCCGAGGCCATCGACCCGGCCCGCGCCGGCCGGCTGCACATCCTCGAGGTGCAGCGGCTGATCCGGACGATGCCGAAGGTCGTCGTGGCGCTCGTCAACGGCTGGGCCGCGGGCGGTGGGCACTCGCTGCACGTGGTCGCGGACCTGAGCGTCGCGAGCCGTGAGCACGCGCGGTTCAAGCAGACCGACGCGGACGTGGGCTCGTTCGACGGCGGCTACGGCTCGGCGCTGCTGGCGCGGCAGGTCGGGCAGAAGCGGGCCCGGGAGATCTTCTTCCTCGCCCGGGAGTACTCCGCGCAGGACGCGTACGACTGGGGTGCCGTCAACGACGTCGTGGACCACGCGACGATCGAGGAGGTGGGCCTGGAGTACGCGCGGGTGATCGCGTCGAAGTCGCCCCAGGCGGTGCGGATGCTGAAGTTCGCGTTCAACCTGGCGGACGACGGGCTGGCCGGCCAGCAGGTGTTCGCCGGTGAGGCGACCCGGCTCGCGTACATGACGGACGAGGCGGTCGAGGGGCGCGACGCGTTCCTGCAGCGGCGGGCGCCGGACTGGTCGGGCTTCCCGTACGCCTACTGA
- the menD gene encoding 2-succinyl-5-enolpyruvyl-6-hydroxy-3-cyclohexene-1-carboxylic-acid synthase, translated as MMADVSATPDDAPRTGTTARVPARRAARRPVDPGPPAIAAARVLVQALAALGVRDVVLAPGSRSAPLAYALADAARPDEDRPAGAPAVRLHVRVDERDAAFLALGLCRASAHPPRHGEPAPAGPRPVAVVTTSGTAAANLHPAVLEAHHAGLPLLLLTADRPHELRGTGANQTTEQVGMFGGAVRLAVDVPAPDGRTGEDRDLRRLVSRAVATALGARTGDPGPVHLDLAYRDPLVPDEAPWPPASEAGLTQVATRHAPAEAAEPATGTVPTVTVRTEGGRRVRRGSGAVPTVVVAGDGAGPTARRLAEANGWPLLAEPSSGARQGPHAIGAYRLLLDDDRLGGRVGRVVVLGRPTLSRQVQRLLARPDVEVVVVAPRGVDWPDAARNASQVLLEPPPRMRQGRVGAPEGWLDDWQVADAAAQEALAGLLDTPEDARRSRSGPRVSGPALARAVARASAPDDVLVVGASSPVRDLDLVARWDTAPLVLANRGLAGIDGTVATATGVALGLPHRRVRAYLGDLTFLHDVGGLLRGPAEPRVDLQIVVANDDGGSVFTTLEHGEPERAETFERVFGTPHGVDVAALCAAYGVRHTRVVDTDGLLPALAAPGTGVGVVEVRVDRTQRRALGERVAVEVAAAVDKALTAGP; from the coding sequence ATGATGGCCGACGTGAGCGCGACCCCCGACGACGCCCCCCGCACCGGGACGACCGCACGGGTCCCGGCCCGACGCGCCGCCCGCCGGCCCGTCGACCCCGGCCCCCCGGCGATCGCCGCGGCCCGGGTCCTCGTGCAGGCGCTCGCGGCCCTCGGGGTGCGGGACGTGGTGCTGGCCCCGGGGTCGCGCAGCGCCCCGCTCGCGTACGCCCTGGCCGACGCCGCGCGCCCCGACGAGGACCGTCCCGCGGGCGCCCCGGCGGTCCGCCTGCACGTGCGCGTCGACGAGCGCGACGCCGCCTTCCTCGCCCTGGGTCTGTGCCGCGCGTCCGCGCACCCGCCGCGCCACGGGGAGCCCGCACCCGCCGGACCGCGCCCCGTGGCCGTCGTCACCACGTCGGGCACCGCGGCCGCGAACCTGCACCCCGCCGTCCTCGAGGCCCACCACGCCGGGCTCCCGCTCCTGCTGCTGACGGCCGACCGACCGCACGAGCTGCGCGGCACCGGCGCCAACCAGACCACCGAGCAGGTCGGCATGTTCGGCGGGGCCGTGCGCCTCGCCGTCGACGTGCCCGCGCCGGACGGGCGCACGGGGGAGGACCGGGACCTGCGCCGGCTGGTCTCGCGCGCCGTGGCCACCGCGCTCGGCGCCCGCACCGGCGACCCCGGCCCCGTGCACCTCGACCTGGCGTACCGCGACCCCCTGGTGCCCGACGAGGCGCCGTGGCCGCCCGCGTCGGAGGCGGGCCTGACGCAGGTCGCGACGAGGCACGCGCCCGCCGAGGCCGCCGAGCCCGCGACGGGCACGGTGCCGACCGTGACCGTGCGCACCGAGGGCGGCCGCCGGGTGCGGCGCGGCTCGGGCGCGGTGCCGACCGTCGTGGTCGCGGGGGACGGCGCCGGTCCGACCGCCCGGCGCCTCGCCGAGGCCAACGGGTGGCCCTTGCTCGCCGAGCCGTCGTCGGGCGCCCGTCAGGGTCCGCACGCGATCGGCGCCTACCGCCTGCTGCTCGACGACGACCGCCTCGGCGGGCGCGTGGGCCGCGTGGTCGTGCTGGGACGTCCGACGCTCTCGCGGCAGGTGCAGCGGCTGCTGGCCCGCCCGGACGTCGAGGTCGTCGTGGTCGCCCCGCGCGGCGTCGACTGGCCGGACGCCGCCCGCAACGCCTCCCAGGTGCTCCTCGAGCCGCCGCCCCGCATGCGCCAGGGCCGCGTCGGGGCGCCCGAGGGCTGGCTGGACGACTGGCAGGTCGCCGACGCCGCCGCGCAGGAGGCGCTGGCCGGGCTGCTCGACACGCCCGAGGACGCGCGCCGCTCCCGCTCCGGCCCGCGGGTGAGCGGCCCGGCGCTGGCCCGCGCCGTCGCCCGCGCCAGCGCCCCCGACGACGTCCTCGTCGTCGGGGCGTCGAGCCCCGTGCGCGACCTCGACCTCGTGGCCCGCTGGGACACCGCACCGCTCGTGCTGGCCAACCGCGGGCTCGCCGGCATCGACGGCACGGTCGCGACCGCGACGGGGGTGGCCCTGGGCCTGCCGCACCGCCGCGTGCGCGCCTACCTGGGCGACCTCACGTTCCTGCACGACGTCGGCGGCCTGCTGCGGGGCCCCGCCGAGCCGCGCGTGGACCTGCAGATCGTCGTCGCCAACGACGACGGCGGCTCGGTCTTCACGACCCTGGAGCACGGCGAGCCCGAGCGCGCGGAGACGTTCGAGCGCGTGTTCGGCACCCCGCACGGCGTCGACGTCGCGGCGCTGTGCGCGGCGTACGGGGTGCGGCACACGCGCGTCGTCGACACCGACGGGCTGCTGCCCGCGCTCGCAGCCCCGGGCACGGGGGTGGGTGTGGTCGAGGTGCGGGTGGACCGCACGCAGCGGCGCGCGCTGGGGGAGCGGGTGGCCGTCGAGGTCGCCGCCGCGGTGGACAAGGCCCTGACCGCCGGGCCGTGA